The nucleotide sequence ACCTAGTGGTGTTTACAAAGTGGCAGCTAGCTTAGCCACATTCTTCAAGTTGGTTGCTGAAGTTTTGACCTAACTTTTGCAATGCGTGTGCCAAAGAGATTACTCCAACCGGATGATCCATGTCGTTCGTGTCTGCACCGCCATATTTCCGACTCAAATTTGGGCCTGAACTGCGTCGGCCCAAACACGAAGCATCGCGCGTCCTCTCGATGTCCGTCGCAGCCCCATATATCGGTCGACCTACAACCCTGAGCAGTCGTAATTAACGCAGCCACCTACCGAGGTCCCGTCTGGCAGTGTGTGGAAGGGCCGCATGCCCGTCCTTTTTAATGGACGCGTATGTCGGAGCTGGCCTCATCCACTATCGGTCAACATCTAGTCATCTTTGCTTCCCCGCCGGCGACCACAAAACCCTAGCCAGCCAGCTAGCCCGAAACCCTAGCAGAGCCATGGGCATCTTCAGCGGGAAGGGAGGGAGGAAGGGGAGGTTCAGCGCCAGCGcgagctctctctcccccccctCTACCGCCGCCGGTTAGAAGCGGCACGCCACCGCGGGAGCGAGAGCGACTGTACATCCCAGTCCACCTTGCGCGGTGGCACTGGGGGTACCGCCAGCCCCTACAGTACCCGGATGTCAACTTGCCGCACGACTGGCATGTGGACCCGCAGTGCATCCCCATCCCGACGGCACCGCAGTCAGCGTGGGCGCACCTGAAGGAGGTTTCCCGGCAGCGCGAGCTCCTTAAGCGCGGAGCAGCGTGCCAGACTCCCCCAACTGGGAGCGCTGGTTTGCGCTAGAGCACGAGAAGGAGGACCGGCACAACGTCTACATCGACCACGACGTTCcaccacccctcccctcccctaggTAAAGCCGGAGGAAGATAAGTCCAAGGCGGAGTACCAAGATGCCCTCGAGGAGGCCCTGGAGCACACGTTGGAGGCGAGCTGGCTCGAGGAGGACGCCCATTGGGATGTGCTGGAGCACACCCTTGCTTTGTTCGCGGCGGGGGACTCCGACCACGCGCCCCTGTTCGTGCAGCCACCGCCCCTTGTCGAGCTCAAGACCGAGCCGGAGCGCGAGCCAATGCCCACGCGGTCACCGCCGGCCCCCCACTTGGCCCGAGGAGTCCTGTTCGTGGACCGGCGAGCTCGACGAGTGGGTGAGCGTGCCTCCCTGCTACTACGCCTCCACACCGGAAGAGGAAGAGACTCACCTTGAGTGCTGGAAGGCGCATCGTTCTCCGAGGAGGAGGGCGACGACGAGCGCCCGATGCACCGGGAGGAGTAGCTCCGCCGCGACGAGGAGGCTCTGCagcctgaggaggaggagtgcgcccGCCTCGCCTCTATGCCGCCGCTGCAGCAGACGTCGGAGGATGCTGCCTTGGCGGCATATCAAGCCGCGTTCGGTTGGGCTGGACCACCTCCTGTCTTCATCGACAGTGGCGACGACgatggcaagggcaagggcaagggcaaggcggtCTACTAGAGCAGTGTGCGGGCGTTTATTAGAGTTTTTTTAATGTTTAAGTAGACTTTGATCGGCGGTTGACATGCCATTTATGTATAATTATGCTTGATTAAATCTGTTTCGACGATGTTGGGTCTGCCTCCCGTTGGACGCACCTGCCGATCCAAATCAAAAAGCAGACGCGTACGTTTGCCTGGCCGACCAAAACGGATGAAAAGCGGATAAAGCGCGTTCGCTTGTTCGAGTTGCTCTTATTCCTTTGCTTCGTATCGTTCCGCTCAAAAACAGAGAGCGGAGAGATACTCCATTTGCTTACAGGGAGCAGTAAAGACAATATGGACTGTCCGGATCATGACCTGTACTATCTTTGTTTTTAAATATATAAACCGCCTTGGCagatagtacttcctccgttccttaATATAGGACGTTTTGATGGTTCAGTTTAAACTTTGAAAACGGGCAATATTCAGAAACGGAGGGAGGGTGGTAGTAGTATAATTTTGGAATCCAATAACTCCCGAACGTTCGGATTTTGAGCATTTCACCCCGAACGTTTTTACATGACAACTTTAGTTCATATgggatgacaactttagttgatAGGGGATGACAACTTTgtcctttttcatttttttcagaAAATTGCCATATTTCCCTAATCTCCCGAACGTTCGGAAGTTATCATCACCGATAATTTTAGGGCAAATTGACGTCTATCAGTAGTGGTACAGAATTTGTGATTTTGCACGATAGTTGCCCGTCAGAAAAATATATTCTTTTACTACTCAAATTGGTTCTTTTTTACCGCATAGGTAAATCTGGACCGTGTAGTGTCCCCATGTCTTGGAAAAATTGACAGCCACCAGGAAGGGAATTTAAAAGTGCATCGACGCGGTTGCTTAAGCTTGAAAATGATCTCGGATGGTCTGACAACCACAATGTCTTGAACGACTGACCTCAGGCAGAAGACATGCATAGGCACGGAGAGCCACATGATCTTTGGCTACTTAATTATAGTATATTATCTAGCAAAGCATGCATCGTAGAAAGACGAGACAACTAATCAGCAGATCTGCGGCCTAACTTAGCCTCCTCGTACGTACTCCTGCTACTAAACTGTTCTTTTGTTGTTGCTGTGTTGAAGTGGAAGCCTCCTCGTACGACGTGTGGAACGACGCCACTCAGCGGTACTGCTTTTGGTAACTGCAAGATGTGTAGTACTCCTACATGTCAGCAGAATCATCTAGTGCGCCTTCAGTTGAAGTTAAACGCTGTCACGCTAGTATTGGTCGTACGCATGTAGTAGCAACATAGTCGGTGAAAGTGGAGGTGCCTGGAAAAGCAACGTACGGCATGGTTGCGACCATTACAGCCCAATTGATCATTGCTTAGTTACGCCCAGCCGGTCATTCACACAACCACACACTTGGCTAATTAATCAAGCTCGTTTAACCGCCATGTCTGGTCCGACCTAACAAAGTCGATCGATCGATAGTTCAATACCCGCGGGAATCGACAAAGAAATAAGCAAAATATCCACTTCTCCATCGATCGATCGAGGGGGAACATCCTGCAGTCCTGCTTGCTAAGTGGCGTGCACCTGTCACCGTGAGCGTGGCCCGGATAAGATTGCGGATGAGATCCGAGCTTTCCCCCCATTTTTACCGCGGCGTGCTCAAGTGCGCTCTGACTATACATGGCTCTCCCCGCGTTTTTACTGGCGATATCTCTCTTGTCCATACTCGATACCCGGTAGCAAAGTGATCGGTCGCCAATTCGCCACATGCATAACCGTCCTCTGTCATGTCCTGATAGCAAACTACTaactccgtccgggtttattgatCATCATTAtatttcgtgtcaaattttgaccatagattaaactaacaaaatgttcacgcatattaccaaacattatatttttgaaaactatgtttaaatacgaatccaatgagataatatttcttgacatgcattaatattttattaattgaatATTTAGTCAAAATTTGATACAAATTATAAGAAaaacctataaaccaggacggagataGTAGTCCGAGCAGTACATCAGTGTTCTCATTTCCCGACACGGCACAAGCGCGACTGTTTTCTCTTTGTTTGTCTCAGCTGTCCGTCCCTTTCGCGTATAAATTCAGAAATTGCGCGGGAGGGCCTGCATCTGCCAGTtgagtttctttttcttttttgccggGAACAGTTTGAGCTCGAGTTTTTCCTTTTTAACATTTTGGGCTTGAGCTTAGCTTAGCAACCCGGTGTTTTCGAAATCATTAGTTAAGGAGTACTCATTGCGAAGATCAATTCAACTTTtccaggttgcaacaagtggcgcgctgcatgtgcgccacttgtcgcaacctgaaatttttccttttttcatagatccatttattcaaaatgttttatctcttaaaccgagCGTCCAAATGTCGAACCGCTTTCGCTGTTGGATTcatcgcgtcgagatcttcaaaattagatcccatgtcgataggttttgatgaacttttatttcacaaaaaaagatacgaaaaaaacagacgaaaaaaccgaaccgggagcacgggttttttccgtTTGCAAAAGAgacacgcccgtgcctctgacgaaatcacaatcgtgcctctcgcggaagcaaaagcgtcactcgcgaaagaaaaaaaacaaaaaacgcgtattttttccgtttccgaggaggcacagccgtgactctcgcgaaagcacaaccatgcctctcgcggaagcaaaaccatgactctcgcgaaggaaaaaaaacgcgttttttccccttccgagaggcacggctgtgactctcgcaaaagcacaaccgtgcctctcgcggaagcaaaaccgtgactatCGCGAAAGACAAAAAAACAGGAAAcccgttcttttttctttttcgagaggcacggccgtgattcTCGCGAAAGCACAGCCGTGcccctcgcggaagcaaaaccgtgaccatcgcgaaagaaaaaaacacagAACACACgttttttccttttccgagaggcacggccgtgactctcgcgaaagcaaaaccgtgccactcgcggaagcaaaaccgttactctcgcaaaagaaaaaaacgcgtttttttgcgCAGAAAaacgttttttttcaaaaaaatttgtcGAAAACCTAGGGAAGACCGATGGAAAACCAAAACGTTGAAAAAACCcagaaaaaaccgtttaaaaaaccGAAAATGCAcgcaaaaaaaaaagcaaaatccgaagggagcgtccagagcgcgacacgtggtgaatggctgagagcgcgccaagtgacgctgatcgttgtgaggctcccgaaggagcacttgttaattagttgctccccagTGTTCCTTCTGTTCGAACTGCGTGCTTGGTTTCCTATATGGACTTTTGGGCCTCTGCATCCGCCGACCCGCGGTCTGTTTTTTTTTTAACACAAGTACATACGTAAATGCTCATATATACATGCATACACGCATCTTTATGAATGCACGCACACACCCTGCCCCTATCAGCATCTCCGAAAGACTGGGCCAGCATATCATCTTGAATTTTACAAAGTCATCTTAGGCGCCTCGTAGTTGACGGAAACGTCTTCTCCCATTGAGTGCGCGTCGCGGTgattctgaaataaattcagaataaATGCGAGCaacaggacttgaaccctggtggactggggataccattgtccacctaaccatccaaccacaggttggttggTTCTGCATTGCGTTCTGTTACCCACAGAGCCCTAGGCTGCATGAGAAAAAAACGTACGACTTCTAGTTGCTCTCATTGGATGCAATGAGTCGCTGTTTGGTTACATGCAAAACAAATAGTGTGCCAACCTCTTCAAGTGGTGAGATTATCAATGCATACAATCATAGGCGCAACAAAAGTGAGCAACATTAGATTAAACCACTATGACAAGCCTACACATGACTACATTAACAAGCATACTCATAACCACTTAAAGCACCTTGCAGAAGTGGGTTGAACATATTTTCTCATGGAAGTGGCCAACTTATGTTGGCCTCTTCAGACGCCTCATGTAGGCATTGCCTTCTACTACAACCTTTTCCTTGAAGCATCCGCCCGAAGAATCATTGTCGATGGCCAACTTGTCGGTAGACCATTGCAATGAAGAACATTAGTCACAACATACTACCGAACAACAATGTAAATCAAACTACAATGCGTACAATAACAATGTGTATGTCAAAGGTGATGATCTTCACTTCATGTTGTCATGTAGCTGGTACAAGGATAAGACTACAATGTGTATAACCAACCCTTGTACCAACAATCACCTTATAATATATGGGCTGCACATCAGTGAAGATAAATTTGTCAACACATTCCTAATcaaacagccccccccccccaaaaaaaaatatCAGACTGATCTACTCCCTAATCAAACTTAGCTTCCCCGAAATCTATCCTAAATTGTTATGATTAGTGCACAATCAATGCTAAAATCTAATAAAATCCATCCGGTGTATGATCAGTGCTAAAATATTATTGAATTGGTGCACAATCTGCAAAATGGACATGGTTCTATGATCCTAGCATTGTCGCCTGAGCAACAATCGCACTAAAAAACCTAACCGCTAAAATCTAATTGAATCTGTAAAATGTACCAAAGACAATGCTGAGGTGGAGCGGGAGCGGATGATGCCGAAGCAAACCCTGGCGGGAACGACAACATCCCCGCTCCTGCCACAACTGATGTCTTCATGTACCCCTACCACGATCAACACCCTGGCCCCCACAGAAGAAGTACCGGTCATCGCAGTCTCCACCCTGCCATCGGCTTAGTGTAGATGGGAGAAGGGGAGTTTACAGGTCTCTCCAACTTACCCGGGGCGAGCCCCCCCGCATCATGGAGGTAAGTCTACGATCGTGGTTGCTAGCGGCAATGGGCGAAGGAGTCGAGCGGGCAGATGGTGGAGCGTCGTCGGCCATCGGTGGCGATAATGGGGCGGTGAGAGAACGGTGTGAATGCGGGCTTGGACGGTGATGGGAGAGAAGTGGGGAGTAAATGGCCATCTCGTCCTATCTCTCGCGCTTCCCAAGGCATGCAGGCTAGACACACACATTGCTCTCTAGAGTATGGCTCTGGATAAATGGTTGATTCAGCTGTTTATCCTCAGCCAGTCCCATGGACGATTTAAGGTTTGTGCAGGCCATAGATTTGGTGCATgccatgcaaggaaatatgacgaTTTTGCATCCACGGGGGGTATGCGGGCTACCAAACACGCCCTAATTAAGTCTCGGATGGATCGGTCAGTTATTGCAAAGCTGAGAGTGTATTCAACTTTTTACCTCCTCATATGTCTCAATTTTTTTACCTCATTGTTAGGTTGAATAAGTCATTTATCGTCAGTTACCAAGCTTAATTTTGAGGTTATTGTTCGCTACACTAATATTTCCCAAGATCCGAAATGAGTCATTCACCATTCGTTACCAAGCTAAGGAGTTGATTGTTCGCTACACTAATTTCTCTCAATATTGCAGTCATTTGTCTGAACATTGTCTCTGCAAAGACTGTAAAATTATAAcgcttgtttcaaaaaaaatctaactTAAATTAGCAGCCGGAGTCGAGGCAACATGATTTTCTTCCTGGCTATCAGCCGCCGGAGCAGTAGTCAGAAGAAGGGGAGAAGAATCCATGAACTGCTTGGTGGAGCTTGGAGTGGAATGGGGTATCGCATGCGAATATTTTTAATGGTATCGCCTGGTTTGTATATTTATTTTTTCTCCCGTGAGaaattttcaatctattcatcttcaatcatggcatgacagtacaaagaacattggaggtaataaaaattacaatcagttccgtggaccacctagcgacaactGCAAGCACTTGAGCAAGCCCAAGGCGCGCgaccatcatcgcccctcccttgctggagccgggcaaaccttgttgtagtagagaGCGGGggagtcgtcgtgctaaggccctatAGGGCCAGCACACCAGAGCAGCAACCATCACCGATGAAAAAAGTCGTAGAACGGAAGGATCAAACCTGTAAACACCGAAACAAAGACGAATGAAGACCAGATCCAAAAGATCCATCAAAGACCAGCACCAACCAAATCCCGCGAGATCCaatggagacacacctccacatgccttTCGACGACATAGACGCACCATCTGGGCGAGGATAGAACGTGGAAGACATTATTTCTAGGAAGGGACATCGTTGCCGCCACACAGCCCCAATCAGGACTGAACTTAACAAGAATGTGAACATGGTTCCTCCCGTCGGCGGGGGGCCGAAGTCCTTCACACCTCCATGGCCCAAAAGCCATCTAAGATGGGGCGGACCAACGGTGGAgctggcgggaggaggaggaaagctTGAGAACTTTTTCttatagaggagaaaagagaaggCGTATAACACGCATTAGCTTCGTAGAAGACGGCATGGTCTCCACTTTTTATACAATtattagaaaacaaaaaacaaaaacataaCCTAATTCATTTGTGTTTTCAGTCAATAACGTCAACAGATCCCTCCGAAATGTGGTCGTCACGGAGTACATGTGCTCTGATGTAGGTACATAAGGAGGGATGACGTGTGGGGCATGTATGTTGCACACTTAGAGGATGTTTGCTTGGGCTTCCTGCCGGCTTTCCATTCAGGCCGGTGTGCTTAAGCGGCACGGTCCAAGTAATGGCTTATGCCTCCTTTGTGCTGTTCCAGAGACCGGGACATATATCTTGTTCATATGCATGTCTGTTTGGATCCTTTAGGGTTTCATACGCGCGGCACTGGGACCTGCCTGGAAGGCCCTAGAGTCTCCAGAGTTCCTTGAGACCAGAGCTAACCAGACCGGGCAAAATCGCCGCCTATTCTAGCTAATTTTTGTGGCGATGTCGTGGACGTTATGTTCGACACGCAATAAAACGGTGATTGAGTGGGTCTTCCCGCGTCAGCCATCTTACTCGTTCTTTAAATTCCTTACTTTCTTGCAGCATTGACACCTGCTTTCTAGGCAGTGTAACCGCGACCAGCTTGGGCTAATCTGGATGCAATCTTGGCTACCGTGCATCGCCTATCCTCTTTATAGGGCCGGTTTGGCTACCGCTACTTGGTggcttttttttctatttttttatgctTTTTTGGGTGTGATTGTGTTGATGCCCTAGCTTTCTTATTTGCTGTGACACTTGGGATTTGTATggatgtttgctttatttatgaaACAAGAAGAAAGCCTATTTCAAGAGTTCATCGTGGTAGGATATTGTGCCTGCTCAATATATCTGATGTGCTCATGGGGTAGAGTGTGCATGCGTGTGTTTATAAGATTGAGTGTATGTGCATTTGCGATTGTACAGTGTTAAAAAAACTGATATTGCAATATTTAGACGAAATATGCCTAAGCTGGTTATTTAGTTGAATAGCTAGTCCCTAGTGAGCTACGTAGTGAGTAGTGAGTGTGTAAGCACATATATTTTCCTCCCATTAGTTCGACCATCATGTTGTCTCGCTAAGGCATGTCTCGTGCAAGCTCAGTACGGCTTAGCTTGGCTAAAAGGTTGTCGTGCAACTAGGTCGGGCCAATGGCGTCATCTGCATTTTGCACCGCAAAGCGTGCACCTCGCGAGTACTTCAATTCCATGCAAAGACTATCACTTCCGAGTCTAGCAGTATTCTCCGATAGAAACTACAGTCCATCATTTTTCTTTTGCACATCACGCCCATCTAATTTGATTGTTGCCGTATGTACAAGTTGATTTTATTCTACACTAGTCAGCCCGTATCACTGTTTGATTTTATTTCATGCAATTGGAAGGAACGTACACAATAGTAGTTTCCTAGAAGTATCATTGAGTGAAAGACTACTCCATATGGGCAGGTCTGTAGCGGACTATTTTATATAAAATCAAACAGAGTTCAATTAGTTCGTACAAAGAAGACCTCACTTGTTAACGATATCTTATTTATAGATTATATTTGATAAAGATAAAGAATTGTTTTTTGCCCCGGCCCGACCGTGAGTGTACCTCACTGTAAGAAAACGTACGTTGTGGTGCAACTAGGTCGGACCAATGGCGTCATCTGCAACTTGCAGCGAAAGTGTGCACCTCGCGAGTACTTAAGCCCCGGGATAGTCCCCTAGATTCCCACAGCACAAGCCACAACAGCTAGCAGCTGGATCGATCGACCACCCAGTCGCATATATACTACGAGTGAACAGGTCAATCTAGCATGGCGCTGGCGTCTTTGTCCAAGGTGGTGCTGGGGTCGGCGGCGTTCGGGGTGTTCTGGGTGCTGGCCGTGTTCCCGTCGGTGCCTTTCCTGCCGATCGGCCGCACGGCGGGTGCGCTGCTGGGGGCGGCGCTGATGGTCGTCTTCCACGTGATCAGCCCGGATGACGCCTACGCCTCCGTGGACCTCCCCATCCTGGGCCTCCTCTTTGCCACCATGGTCGTCGGCGGCTACCTCAAGAGCGCCGGCATGTTCGGGCACCTTGGCCGGCTGCTGGCGTGGCGGAGCCAGGGCGGGCGCGACCTGCTTTGCCGCGTCTGCGTCGTCACGGCCCTCGCCAGCGCGCTCTTCACCAACGACACCTGCTGCGTCGTGCTCACGGAGTTCGTGCTCGAGCTCGCCGCCGAGCGCAACCTCCCCGCGAAGCCGTTCCTGCTGGCGCTGGCCACCAGCGCCAATATCGGGTCCAGCGCCACGCCCATCGGGAACCCGCAGAACCTGGTCATCGCCTTCAACAGCAAGATCTCTTTCGTGGGCTTCTTCCTCGGCATCCTGCCGGCCATGCTCGCAGGTATGGCCGTCAACATGGTCATGCTGCTCTGCATGTACTGGAAGGACCTCGAGGGGAGCAGTCCCGACGAGGTGGCCGCCGAGAAGGAGATGGCGGCCGTCGAGGAGGGTCGCCTGCCGTCCCCGGCAACGTCGACGACGCTCAAGGGCCCCGGCCAGACGATGCTGGTCCAGTCGTCATCGctggtcgccgccgccggccacgaCTCGGTGATGATGGAGAGCATCTCGACCAAGCACCGGTGGTTCATACAGTGCTCGGCGCCGCAGCGGAGGCTGTTCCTCAAGAGCTTCG is from Triticum aestivum cultivar Chinese Spring chromosome 1B, IWGSC CS RefSeq v2.1, whole genome shotgun sequence and encodes:
- the LOC123127535 gene encoding silicon efflux transporter LSI3 — its product is MALASLSKVVLGSAAFGVFWVLAVFPSVPFLPIGRTAGALLGAALMVVFHVISPDDAYASVDLPILGLLFATMVVGGYLKSAGMFGHLGRLLAWRSQGGRDLLCRVCVVTALASALFTNDTCCVVLTEFVLELAAERNLPAKPFLLALATSANIGSSATPIGNPQNLVIAFNSKISFVGFFLGILPAMLAGMAVNMVMLLCMYWKDLEGSSPDEVAAEKEMAAVEEGRLPSPATSTTLKGPGQTMLVQSSSLVAAAGHDSVMMESISTKHRWFIQCSAPQRRLFLKSFAYIVTAGMLVAYMLGLNMSWTAITTAVALIVVDFRDAELCLGKVSYSLLVFFTGMFVTVSGFNKTGLPGAIWNVMEPYSKINHVRGITVLSLIVIILSNLASNVPTVLLMGDEVAASAATISAAAVTRSWLLLAWVSTVAGNLSLLGSAANLIVCEQARRAPRNAHDLTFWSHVVFGAPSTLVVTAVGIPLIGIINAA